A stretch of Phoenix dactylifera cultivar Barhee BC4 chromosome 16, palm_55x_up_171113_PBpolish2nd_filt_p, whole genome shotgun sequence DNA encodes these proteins:
- the LOC103703670 gene encoding suppressor protein SRP40-like isoform X2: MGSPKPSLPSSPKPSSSKGHAEASIDWLKEEDSENVGISTEAETKNIYNAEQLHKKKRKKSDGIDNGTKAEISKTGLANSSDGIVGTVEKISNKQVDELQVKSKEKKTKRLTSEDCFVGNTQVSQEKTLKESTSMDDITDFKKLKSVDGSYVETKDKKRKKKLASDSLGKNAEKNQSEVSHGTLENNVHENQLLKPHVNEKEKRKKKHMMDSDSCNEKSKPSNYGKFQEVIRDKLEELKCLTNKSTESNAKHKDGKKKKTKEISDSLAKTIGQSDLEASQIVTNKKSKDSKSAGCENSTDSKLLDSVTKHAGVKESLDHKDSECKKKRKGKSISESAIGSVQVDGRSSHEDLRKSDAKKENVPVSEDNVDKNEKEKSKKRKRLACEEEGVPMDKASKIKPEVTEDYMETETLENSRKSLTEYEHPVPAKKRKTEENKENTKPSGEQLDGIIKCKDNLRTHDSRKEVIGHQVVNGNGEEEAMEGGNSSKSIKKEKNSAEPKSVNAFRRVVVDEVQFSDKRLQDNSYWAKDGAENGYGAKAQNILGQVRGRDFRHEKTKKKRGTYKGGQIDQQSRSIKFNHSDEE, encoded by the exons TAAGGGTCATGCAGAAGCTAGCATTGATTGGCTGAAAGAGGAAG ACTCAGAAAATGTTGGTATTTCTACAGAAGcagaaacaaaaaatatttataatgctGAACAACTacacaagaaaaagagaaagaaaagtgaTGGCATTGATAATGGCACAAAAGCTGAGATATCTAAAACTGGACTGGCAAACAGCTCTGATGGAATTGTTGGTACTGTGGAAAAGATATCAAACAAACAAGTGGATGAGTTACAGGTAAAATCTaaggagaagaaaacaaaaaggcTGACTTCTGAAGATTGCTTTGTTGGAAATACTCAAGTTTCTCAAGAGAAGACCCTGAAAGAGTCGACGAGTATGGATGATATAACTGACTTCAAGAAGTTGAAATCGGTTGATGGCTCATAtgttgaaactaaagataagaaaaggaaaaagaaattggCTTCTGACTCACTTGGTAAAAATGCTGAAAAGAATCAGTCGGAGGTTAGTCATGGGACACTTGAGAATAATGTTCATGAAAATCAGTTGCTAAAACCCCAtgtaaatgaaaaagaaaagaggaagaagaagcacATGATGGACTCTGATTCTTGTAATGAAAAATCGAAGCCTAGCAACTATGgaaaatttcaagaggtgattagAGATAAATTAGAGGAATTGAAGTGTTTAACCAATAAATCCACTGAATCAAATGCCAAACATaaagatggaaagaaaaagaaaaccaaagaaATCTCTGATTCTCTTGCTAAAACAATTGGGCAATCAGACCTAGAAGCATCTCAGATTGTAACTAACAAGAAATCTAAGGACTCAAAATCTGCAGGTTGTGAGAACAGCACTGATTCTAAACTACTGGATTCTGTGACCAAGCATGCTGGTGTCAAGGAATCATTGGACCATAAAGATTCTGAAtgtaagaagaaaaggaaaggcaaATCAATTTCTGAAAGTGCCATTGGCTCTGTTCAGGTAGATGGAAGATCATCTCATGAAGATCTAAGAAAATCAGATGCCAAGAAGGAAAATGTCCCTGTATCTGAAGATAATGTTGATAAAAATGAGAAGGAAAaatccaagaaaagaaaaagattggccTGTGAAGAAGAAGGGGTACCGATGGACAAGGCATCCAAAATCAAACCTGAAGTTACTGAAGATTACATGGAAACAGAGACCCTCGAAAATTCTCGCAAGTCTTTGACAGAGTATGAGCACCCTGTTCCTGCTAAAAAGAGGAAAACAGAAGAAAACAAGGAGAATACTAAGCCTTCTGGTGAACAACTTGATGGTATTATCAAGTGTAAAGATAACCTTAGAACACATGATTCACGGAAGGAAGTAATAGGACATCAAGTGGTAAATGGAAATGGTGAAGAAGAAGCAATGGAAGGTGGcaactcatcaaaatcaataaagaaagaaaagaattcagCAGAG CCAAAATCTGTCAATGCATTTCGAAGGGTGGTGGTGGATGAAGTTCAATTTTCTGATAAGAGACTTCAAGATAATTCTTATTGGGCTAAG GATGGTGCAGAAAATGGATATGGTGCAAAGGCACAAAATATTCTTGGTCAAGTCAGAGGAAG